The Carassius gibelio isolate Cgi1373 ecotype wild population from Czech Republic chromosome B9, carGib1.2-hapl.c, whole genome shotgun sequence genome includes a region encoding these proteins:
- the cryba2b gene encoding beta-crystallin A2b, producing the protein MNPQEQLEQRGKFRMTVFEEEYFQGKSCEFRFECQNILDRDFRKIRSIKVENGPWVGYEYPEFQGQQFILEKGDYPCYQAWSGNSSYRTEHMLSFRPIKCANHSDSKITLYECEDFMGRKFEMCEDYPSLQAMGWCSKEVPSIKINSGAWVGYQFPGYRGYQYIFERDRHQGEYRCYNEYGTQAHTNQIQSMRRIQQ; encoded by the exons ATGAATCCACAGGAGCAATTGGAGCAGAGGGGGAAGTTTCGGATGACAGTGTTCGAGGAGGAATACTTCCAGGGCAAGAGCTGTGAATTCAGATTTGAGTGCCAGAACATTCTGGACAGAGACTTCAGAAAGATTCGCTCCATTAAGGTGGAGAACGGCCC CTGGGTGGGGTACGAGTATCCTGAGTTCCAGGGCCAGCAGTTTATCCTGGAGAAGGGAGACTATCCCTGTTACCAGGCCTGGAGTGGCAACAGCAGTTACAGAACAGAGCACATGCTCTCTTTCAGACCTATTAAATGTGCT AACCACAGTGACAGTAAGATTACCCTCTATGAGTGTGAAGACTTCATGGGACGCAAATTTGAGATGTGTGAGGATTATCCCTCCCTTCAAGCCATGGGTTGGTGTAGCAAGGAAGTCCCCTCAATCAAAATCAACTCTGGAGC CTGGGTAGGCTATCAGTTTCCCGGTTACCGTGGATATCAGTACATCTTTGAGAGGGACAGACACCAAGGAGAGTACAGATGCTACAATGAGTACGGCACCCAGGCACACACCAATCAGATCCAGTCTATGCGCAGAATTCAGCAATAA
- the fev gene encoding protein FEV, whose translation MKAYPFTSSTATTMRQNCGGSLMFNMYLSDPTENLLKESKGSSWTPINTGVQKGSGQIQLWQFLLELLSDSANMTCIAWEGTNGEFKLIDPDEVARRWGERKSKPNMNYDKLSRALRYYYDKNIMTKVHGKRYAYKFDFNGLAQVCQPSSTEQAIYKFQSNFAPLQFSGISKLSLVAPGAGPSGFSYWPGSHPTLYHSHNLQAPGPFGAVSASHISCVNNINSLNNLNNINSHYN comes from the exons ATGAAAGCCTACCCTTTCACGTCCTCCACCGCCACCACAATGCGACAGAACTGCGGAGGAAGCCTTATGTTTAACATGTATCTCTCAG ACCCTACAGAAAATCTTTTGAAGGAAAGTAAAGGCTCTTCTTGGACCCCCATCAACACAGGAGTGCAAAAAG GAAGTGGACAAATCCAGCTATGGCAGTTTCTTCTGGAGCTGCTGTCTGACAGCGCCAATATGACCTGCATCGCCTGGGAGGGCACCAATGGAGAGTTTAAACTGATAGACCCAGACGAGGTGGCCAGACGGTGGGGGGAACGCAAGAGTAAACCGAACATGAACTATGACAAACTGAGCCGAGCTCTGCGCTATTACTACGACAAAAACATCATGACCAAGGTGCACGGAAAGCGTTACGCGTACAAATTTGACTTTAACGGCCTGGCGCAAGTGTGCCAGCCCTCCTCAACCGAACAAGCTATTTACAAATTCCAGAGCAACTTCGCTCCCCTCCAGTTTTCAGGCATTTCCAAACTCAGTCTGGTTGCTCCAGGTGCTGGTCCGTCGGGGTTCTCATACTGGCCCGGATCTCACCCGACCCTCTATCACAGCCACAACCTGCAAGCCCCAGGACCCTTCGGTGCCGTGTCTGCGTCACATATAAGCTGCGTAAACAATATCAACAGTTTAAATAACCTGAATAATATCAATAGTCACTATAACTGA
- the cdk5r2b gene encoding cyclin-dependent kinase 5 activator 2b, protein MGTVLSISPIVTKGTILKDGGDGETEKSLKKPSVVVSTLTFKRLMTASCQRKSAKKVSPNPLLLPASSDSQVEHLNQENSRKSQQSEKKTKTVPLVVPIPTVPPNLDQDRDLFTPAAKQLVSVQKQTSSQSLVSPRQVIVQASTGELLRCLGEFLCKRCCKVRELTPNEVVLWFRNVDRTLLLQGWQDQGFITPANLVFVYLLVRETVSQDVDSSHELHGTFLTCLYLAYSYMGNEISYPLKPFMVDTNQDVFWERSLDVIDKLSGKMLQINMDPHFFTEVFQDLKTEGDYKKDAGELDR, encoded by the coding sequence ATGGGGACCGTGCTCTCTATATCCCCTATAGTAACTAAGGGGACCATTCTGAAAGATGGAGGAGACGGGGAAACAGAGAAAAGCCTTAAAAAGCCGTCAGTGGTCGTGTCCACGCTCACATTTAAGCGGCTAATGACTGCATCATGTCAGAGAAAAAGTGCCAAGAAAGTAAGTCCGAATCCTCTTCTTCTGCCAGCGAGCAGCGACAGTCAGGTCGagcatctgaatcaggagaactCCAGGAAATCGCAACAGTCCGAGAAGAAAACGAAAACTGTACCTCTCGTGGTACCCATCCCCACGGTTCCTCCCAATCTAGATCAGGATCGGGACCTGTTCACTCCAGCGGCGAAGCAACTGGTGTCGGTTCAGAAGCAGACCAGCAGCCAGTCGCTCGTCTCGCCGAGGCAGGTGATCGTCCAGGCCTCCACCGGGGAGCTGCTCCGTTGTCTGGGCGAATTCCTCTGCAAACGATGCTGCAAAGTCAGGGAACTCACCCCAAACGAGGTCGTCCTCTGGTTCCGAAACGTGGACAGGACTCTGCTGTTGCAGGGCTGGCAGGACCAAGGGTTCATCACGCCTGCCAACCTCGTGTTCGTCTATCTGCTCGTTAGGGAAACTGTAAGCCAGGATGTTGACAGTTCACATGAACTCCACGGGACCTTTCTGACCTGCCTCTATCTGGCGTATTCCTACATGGGGAACGAGATCTCGTACCCTCTCAAGCCCTTCATGGTCGACACCAATCAGGACGTGTTCTGGGAACGTTCGTTAGATGTCATCGATAAACTGAGCGGCAAAATGCTGCAGATTAACATGGATCCGCACTTTTTTACAGAGGTTTTCCAAGACTTAAAAACCGAAGGCGATTATAAGAAGGATGCAGGCGAACTGGATCGTTGA